One Bacillus sp. 1780r2a1 DNA segment encodes these proteins:
- a CDS encoding MarR family transcriptional regulator, translated as MDSTVNREELDQSLKLFIVLSRANRSVMEHVHKFIQQHGMNPTEFAVLELLYHKGKQPLQQIGGKILLASGSITYVIDKLEKKSFLERVACPNDRRVTYAQITESGKEMIESMFPDHEMRIHSLLSVLTSEEQEVAISLLKKIGHYADEYTPSE; from the coding sequence ATGGATTCAACAGTAAATCGAGAAGAATTAGATCAATCTTTAAAATTATTCATTGTTCTATCAAGAGCGAATCGTTCCGTTATGGAGCATGTTCATAAGTTTATTCAACAACATGGTATGAACCCAACTGAATTCGCTGTATTAGAGCTTTTATATCATAAAGGAAAACAGCCTCTTCAACAAATTGGTGGCAAAATCTTATTGGCAAGCGGTAGCATCACGTATGTTATTGACAAGCTAGAGAAAAAGAGCTTTTTAGAGCGTGTAGCTTGTCCAAACGATCGTCGCGTAACGTATGCGCAAATTACGGAATCAGGAAAAGAAATGATTGAAAGCATGTTTCCTGACCATGAAATGCGTATTCATAGCCTTTTATCGGTGCTCACAAGTGAAGAGCAAGAAGTAGCCATTTCGCTATTAAAGAAAATTGGACACTATGCAGATGAGTATACACCGTCTGAATAA
- a CDS encoding CoA-disulfide reductase gives MKRIVVIGGVAAGMSAASQLRRLDKEAEIIVFEKGRDVSYSACGMPYYLSGVVKKQESLIARTVDEFKERDITVHLQHEVKEVNHIKKYVVVHNHQTNESQEVSYDELIIATGASAVRPPFMVDAQNIFSLKTLEDSTNIHRYLKEENVQKVVIIGGGYIGMELVETMHLLGKQVSVIERGDHILSMFDKEIATPIQDELKKDIAFHVNEEVEELIADYEKITAVRTNKNTHEVDLVIVNVGVKPNTSFLERNGIRMLENGAILINDKMETNVPHLYAAGDCASSYHLVLKKPVHFSLGTIANKQGRILGANLGGENKRFPGVIGTSILKVMDLEVAKTGITEKEAKAENLQYKAVTVDAYNHTPYYPDATKMLIKLVYEKDTHIILGAQIMGDSEAAKRIDVFATAITAGLTTEQLTLLDLSYAPPFATVWDAVQIASQKAT, from the coding sequence ATGAAGCGAATTGTTGTGATTGGAGGCGTAGCGGCTGGTATGAGTGCAGCATCTCAGCTACGTCGCTTAGACAAAGAAGCCGAAATTATTGTATTTGAAAAAGGCCGGGATGTTTCATATAGTGCATGCGGTATGCCGTATTATTTATCAGGTGTTGTGAAAAAGCAAGAAAGTCTTATCGCTCGAACAGTTGATGAGTTTAAAGAGCGTGACATCACGGTTCATCTTCAACATGAAGTAAAAGAAGTGAATCACATAAAGAAATATGTTGTTGTACATAATCATCAAACAAATGAGTCACAAGAAGTGTCGTACGATGAGCTCATTATTGCAACGGGAGCTTCAGCAGTAAGGCCACCCTTTATGGTTGATGCTCAAAATATATTTTCATTAAAGACGTTAGAAGACAGTACGAATATTCATCGTTATTTAAAAGAGGAAAATGTACAAAAAGTTGTGATTATCGGCGGTGGATATATTGGAATGGAACTAGTAGAAACCATGCATTTATTAGGAAAGCAAGTGTCTGTTATTGAGCGTGGAGATCATATACTGTCCATGTTTGACAAAGAAATCGCTACACCAATACAAGACGAGCTAAAAAAGGATATTGCTTTTCATGTGAATGAAGAAGTGGAAGAGTTAATTGCAGATTATGAAAAGATAACGGCGGTTCGTACCAATAAAAATACGCATGAAGTAGACCTTGTTATTGTAAATGTGGGAGTGAAACCAAATACATCTTTCTTAGAGAGAAATGGCATTCGAATGCTAGAAAATGGTGCAATTCTCATTAATGACAAAATGGAAACCAACGTTCCGCACCTATATGCAGCGGGTGATTGTGCAAGCAGCTATCATCTTGTGTTGAAAAAACCGGTTCATTTTTCACTTGGTACAATTGCTAATAAGCAAGGACGAATTTTAGGCGCAAACCTAGGAGGAGAAAATAAACGGTTCCCAGGTGTCATTGGTACAAGCATCTTAAAAGTTATGGATTTAGAAGTTGCTAAAACTGGAATTACTGAAAAAGAGGCAAAAGCAGAAAACCTTCAATATAAAGCAGTTACGGTAGACGCTTATAATCACACACCGTACTATCCAGATGCAACAAAAATGTTAATTAAACTCGTTTACGAAAAAGACACACATATTATACTAGGAGCACAAATTATGGGTGATTCAGAAGCAGCTAAGCGAATTGATGTGTTTGCAACAGCCATCACAGCAGGATTAACAACTGAGCAGCTAACCTTGCTGGATCTTAGCTATGCTCCACCTTTTGCTACCGTTTGGGATGCGGTTCAAATTGCTTCTCAAAAAGCCACATAA
- a CDS encoding ZIP family metal transporter, producing MTDVLIGSILSALSTGLGAVPILFMNQAVTHRWKDVLLAFTAGIMMAASTMSLIPESLASGNFYSLAIGLLLGVMTLTILEQNIPHIDLEHSKTGIQFDEKALLIIAAITLHNLPEGLSVGVSYASDTENTGNLIALAIGLQNAPEGLLVALFLVQQNISKLKAFLIATLTGSVEIITSLLGFYLTNFVESLVSYGLAFAAGAMLFIIYKELIPESHGDGNERFATYSFIIGLLFMVFLINFF from the coding sequence ATGACAGATGTACTTATAGGCAGTATTCTTTCTGCACTATCCACAGGGCTTGGTGCTGTGCCGATTTTATTTATGAATCAGGCAGTAACGCATCGCTGGAAAGATGTGCTGCTGGCGTTTACAGCCGGCATTATGATGGCTGCTTCAACAATGAGCTTAATTCCTGAATCCCTTGCAAGCGGGAACTTTTATTCGTTAGCAATTGGGCTTTTACTCGGGGTCATGACGCTTACAATTTTAGAACAAAACATACCTCATATTGATTTAGAGCATTCTAAAACAGGGATTCAGTTTGACGAAAAAGCTTTATTGATTATTGCAGCAATCACGCTACATAACTTGCCGGAAGGACTATCAGTTGGTGTAAGCTATGCATCGGATACAGAAAACACTGGAAACCTGATTGCTTTAGCCATCGGATTACAAAATGCGCCGGAAGGGTTATTGGTTGCTCTGTTTTTAGTACAGCAAAATATCAGTAAGTTGAAAGCATTTTTAATTGCAACATTAACAGGATCTGTAGAAATTATTACGTCGCTACTTGGTTTTTATCTCACTAATTTTGTCGAGTCTCTTGTGTCGTACGGATTAGCATTCGCAGCTGGAGCAATGCTGTTTATCATTTACAAAGAGCTAATACCGGAAAGCCATGGAGATGGAAATGAACGATTTGCAACATATTCTTTCATCATCGGCCTGCTATTTATGGTTTTTCTTATTAACTTCTTTTAA
- a CDS encoding sugar ABC transporter ATP-binding protein: MTIEQLEMKHIAKSFESFQALQDVGFTVKKGEIHALLGANGAGKSTLMKILSGAYSEYSGNIYKNGQSVTLRSPKDAKNLGIAIVHQEVDVALVPSLTVAENIALDRQTSKGSPAIVKWKQHATEAKSALATLGSTLNVKKNVSELTLAEKQQVLLARAILQDAEYIILDEPTAPLSQHETKRLFEVVDNLKQKGVGIIYISHRLQEVSDLCDKYTVLKDGKHIVTKAIGQSTIQEMITFMLGKQIAQESVREEVAVGDELLRVEQLSLPSVLQGISFHVKEGEVVGIAGLVGAGKTELCRSLFGLENKTTGHLSMRNHPLLVNRSPRYYIKNKLSLIPEERRKEGILVNEPIMLNLSLPSLKNFTKWTFVQKRKQREATQTVATNIGVKAASVMQEVKTLSGGNQQKVAIGKWLLKETDVYIFDEPTKGIDIGSKQEIFSIMNELTKQQKGILYATCEFDELLNIADRIYVMYNGTIVKELSKAEATYEQLFYYASGGTV, translated from the coding sequence ATGACGATTGAACAATTAGAAATGAAGCATATCGCAAAGTCATTTGAATCATTTCAAGCGCTTCAAGATGTAGGTTTTACCGTGAAAAAAGGCGAAATCCATGCTTTATTAGGAGCAAACGGTGCAGGGAAAAGTACGTTAATGAAAATATTATCTGGAGCATACTCCGAATATAGTGGGAACATTTACAAAAATGGTCAATCTGTTACGCTTCGTTCTCCGAAAGATGCGAAAAATTTAGGGATTGCCATTGTTCATCAAGAAGTCGATGTCGCACTTGTCCCCTCCCTAACGGTGGCGGAGAATATTGCGCTGGACCGTCAAACAAGTAAAGGTAGCCCTGCAATCGTTAAGTGGAAGCAGCATGCGACTGAAGCGAAAAGTGCTCTTGCTACGCTGGGTTCAACGTTAAACGTTAAAAAAAATGTATCGGAATTAACGCTAGCAGAAAAGCAGCAAGTATTACTTGCTCGTGCCATCTTACAAGATGCAGAATATATTATCTTGGATGAACCAACAGCACCGCTAAGTCAACATGAAACAAAGCGCTTGTTTGAAGTTGTGGATAACTTAAAGCAAAAAGGGGTGGGCATTATTTATATTTCCCATCGTCTTCAAGAAGTTAGTGATTTGTGCGACAAGTACACCGTGCTAAAAGATGGAAAGCATATTGTGACAAAAGCAATTGGACAATCAACAATTCAAGAAATGATTACATTTATGCTAGGAAAACAAATAGCACAAGAGTCGGTACGTGAAGAAGTAGCAGTTGGAGATGAACTGCTTCGTGTAGAACAATTGTCTCTACCAAGTGTACTACAAGGTATTTCGTTTCATGTTAAAGAAGGAGAAGTTGTTGGTATTGCAGGGCTTGTCGGTGCAGGGAAAACAGAATTATGTCGCAGCTTATTTGGTCTGGAAAACAAAACAACCGGACATTTATCAATGCGCAACCATCCACTTTTAGTAAATCGCTCTCCGCGCTACTATATTAAAAATAAGCTTTCTCTCATACCAGAAGAAAGACGAAAAGAAGGTATTTTAGTAAATGAACCCATTATGCTTAACTTGTCACTTCCTAGCTTAAAAAATTTTACGAAGTGGACGTTTGTACAAAAGCGAAAACAAAGAGAAGCCACTCAGACTGTAGCCACGAATATTGGAGTTAAAGCCGCGTCTGTTATGCAAGAAGTAAAAACGCTAAGCGGTGGTAATCAGCAAAAAGTAGCCATTGGTAAATGGCTTTTAAAAGAGACTGACGTGTATATATTTGATGAGCCCACAAAAGGCATTGATATCGGATCCAAACAAGAAATTTTCTCCATAATGAATGAATTAACCAAACAACAAAAAGGCATTTTATACGCAACTTGTGAATTTGATGAATTACTCAACATAGCTGATCGAATCTACGTTATGTATAACGGGACAATTGTAAAAGAACTATCGAAAGCCGAAGCAACGTATGAACAATTATTTTATTACGCGTCTGGAGGAACGGTATGA
- a CDS encoding ABC transporter permease yields MSAELVNEQVKTKKQTGQWMEFVTKYGTVVAILLVTIFFSIASPNFLTPGNISDILRSISIVTLIALGVTISLTVNGLDLSVGSTAGLATILSASMLVLHRQELLVALLIPILASLLVGLVNAFFVVKVKIPDILATLSMMFIVQGILLTYTKGSAIYTNMPLEGGERAPGIFIFSFLALGQGHVLGVPVPVIIMLLAVLVVHIFFTYTKYGRFFYVTGGNMEAARLSGIPVNRYRMYAYVLSSLLAGIGGVVLAARIGVGEVNAGAPFLMDAVAAAYIGFSVFGAGKPNIIGTLLGSILIGVLLNGLTMLNVPYYTQDIIKGTVLAAALALTYYRSKK; encoded by the coding sequence ATGAGTGCAGAGTTAGTGAATGAACAAGTAAAAACAAAAAAACAAACAGGACAGTGGATGGAGTTTGTCACAAAATACGGTACAGTAGTAGCTATTTTACTAGTCACCATCTTTTTTTCAATTGCTTCACCCAATTTCTTAACTCCAGGAAACATCAGCGATATTTTACGCTCAATTTCAATTGTCACGCTTATCGCATTAGGTGTGACAATTTCATTGACTGTCAATGGCCTTGATTTATCGGTTGGCTCGACGGCTGGTTTAGCAACTATTCTATCAGCATCTATGCTTGTCTTGCATCGGCAAGAGTTGCTAGTAGCATTGTTAATTCCAATTTTAGCTTCCCTACTTGTGGGGCTTGTGAATGCATTTTTTGTGGTGAAAGTTAAAATTCCTGATATTTTAGCCACGCTGTCAATGATGTTTATTGTACAGGGAATCTTGTTAACCTATACGAAAGGATCGGCTATTTATACGAATATGCCTTTAGAAGGTGGGGAGCGTGCACCTGGAATCTTTATTTTTTCCTTTTTAGCACTAGGACAAGGGCATGTTCTGGGAGTTCCTGTGCCAGTGATTATTATGCTCCTAGCTGTCCTCGTTGTCCATATTTTCTTTACATATACAAAATATGGACGATTCTTTTATGTAACGGGTGGAAATATGGAAGCAGCAAGGCTTTCAGGAATTCCAGTCAATCGCTACCGTATGTATGCTTATGTGTTATCGAGCTTACTAGCAGGGATTGGGGGAGTTGTTTTAGCAGCAAGAATTGGGGTGGGAGAAGTGAATGCAGGGGCTCCTTTTCTAATGGATGCTGTTGCTGCAGCATATATCGGTTTCTCCGTATTTGGGGCAGGTAAACCGAATATTATTGGCACGCTGCTTGGGTCTATTTTAATTGGCGTCCTCTTAAATGGTTTAACGATGTTAAATGTTCCGTACTATACACAAGACATTATTAAAGGGACGGTTCTTGCAGCTGCTTTAGCTCTTACATACTACCGTTCAAAGAAATAA
- a CDS encoding sugar ABC transporter substrate-binding protein encodes MKRAKKWYSPFIFLLFVLFIMVGCTNEQPDINATSKPQVKEQKSTEANFTAKNVSKDTKVALIAEFTTGTHAAQYISGATAAAKEQGIQLTVSDANNDQSKMAAYLDTAINQNVDGIIIKHGRSETLEPGVKRAVAKGIPVVAFDVELDVDGVTTIDQDDYMLALQGLKQMMQDINGEGKIVYIFVGGFAPMEKRNTIYEAMLERYPDVKEVARFGNATSNTSLDTQTKMAAILKKYPNKGDITAVWAPWDEFAKGATRAIKEAGRDEIKVYGVDLSDEDLQMMQEENSPWKASAAVNPAAIGTKQVEFVLQRISGQDVPRYYSFNPTLITQDDLPDAPINMDQVGEFVEAWNQKE; translated from the coding sequence ATGAAACGTGCAAAGAAATGGTATAGTCCATTTATTTTCTTACTATTTGTTCTGTTCATCATGGTTGGATGTACGAACGAACAGCCTGATATAAACGCGACAAGTAAGCCACAAGTCAAAGAACAAAAAAGCACAGAGGCAAATTTTACAGCTAAAAATGTGAGTAAAGATACAAAAGTCGCGCTTATTGCGGAGTTTACAACGGGCACACACGCAGCTCAGTATATTAGCGGTGCGACAGCAGCTGCTAAAGAACAAGGTATTCAGCTTACGGTTTCAGATGCCAACAATGATCAGTCAAAGATGGCAGCTTATTTAGATACAGCAATCAATCAAAATGTGGACGGGATTATTATTAAGCACGGGCGCTCTGAAACGCTAGAACCTGGTGTAAAGCGTGCGGTTGCAAAAGGAATTCCTGTTGTTGCATTTGATGTTGAGCTAGATGTCGATGGTGTGACAACCATCGACCAAGATGACTACATGTTGGCACTTCAAGGCTTAAAGCAAATGATGCAGGATATTAATGGCGAAGGAAAGATTGTGTACATTTTCGTTGGTGGTTTTGCACCAATGGAAAAGCGAAATACCATTTATGAAGCTATGCTAGAACGCTATCCCGACGTAAAAGAAGTTGCGCGATTTGGAAATGCTACATCAAATACATCGCTAGATACGCAAACAAAAATGGCGGCTATCTTGAAAAAGTATCCAAATAAAGGTGATATTACAGCCGTGTGGGCACCATGGGACGAATTCGCCAAAGGAGCTACGCGTGCAATTAAAGAAGCAGGCCGAGATGAAATTAAAGTTTATGGCGTTGATTTATCGGATGAAGACTTACAAATGATGCAAGAGGAAAATAGCCCATGGAAAGCATCAGCAGCGGTAAATCCAGCAGCCATTGGTACAAAGCAAGTGGAGTTTGTGCTGCAAAGAATTTCTGGCCAAGACGTACCGAGGTATTACTCGTTTAACCCAACGCTTATTACTCAGGATGATTTACCTGATGCGCCTATTAACATGGACCAAGTGGGTGAATTTGTAGAAGCTTGGAATCAAAAAGAGTAG
- a CDS encoding methylthioribulose 1-phosphate dehydratase, whose product MSILAQQRLQEIGDVKEELAERDWFFGTSGNLSIKVSDEPTTFFVSASGKDKRKRTSEDFLLVDSRGNAAEETHLKPSAETLLHVKVYNHTNAGCSLHVHTIDNNVISELYGDEGKVTFKGQEIIKALGIWEEDAEITVPIIPNYADIPTLAEVFAEYVTADQGAVLIRNHGITVWGKNAFEAKKALEAYEFLFSYHVKILSLKKYNQPTLT is encoded by the coding sequence ATGAGTATTTTAGCACAGCAGCGCTTGCAAGAAATTGGAGATGTAAAAGAGGAACTTGCAGAACGAGATTGGTTTTTTGGAACGAGTGGGAACTTATCAATTAAGGTCAGTGACGAGCCAACAACTTTCTTCGTATCAGCGAGTGGAAAAGATAAGCGAAAGCGTACAAGTGAAGACTTTTTACTTGTAGACAGCCGTGGAAACGCAGCGGAAGAAACGCATCTAAAACCTTCCGCTGAGACGCTTTTACATGTTAAAGTTTATAACCATACAAACGCTGGATGTAGCCTGCATGTACACACAATTGATAACAACGTTATTTCTGAACTATATGGTGACGAAGGGAAAGTAACGTTCAAGGGACAGGAAATTATTAAAGCACTTGGTATTTGGGAAGAAGATGCAGAGATTACTGTTCCGATTATTCCGAATTATGCAGACATTCCGACGTTAGCTGAAGTCTTTGCTGAATATGTAACGGCTGATCAAGGAGCTGTTTTAATTCGCAACCACGGTATTACCGTATGGGGAAAAAATGCATTTGAAGCGAAAAAAGCGCTAGAAGCATACGAGTTTTTATTTAGTTATCACGTGAAAATTCTTTCACTAAAGAAATATAACCAACCAACACTTACTTAA
- a CDS encoding 2-hydroxy-3-keto-5-methylthiopentenyl-1-phosphate phosphatase has protein sequence MEMKIFCDFDGTITNSDNIIAIMKQFAPSEWETIKDDVLAERVSVQEGVGKMFSLLPTSLQEEIVSYILSSSEIRSGFEEFVRYTKEKQIPLYIVSGGIDFFVEPMLEGKVEQEKLYCNGSDFSGQTIQITWPHTCDEHCQNGCGCCKPSIIRSLATDEDFIIVIGDSITDLQAAKMADCVLARDFLLHKCKELNLPHRPFETFHDVIEHINELSEVEV, from the coding sequence ATTGAGATGAAGATTTTCTGTGACTTTGACGGTACAATCACAAACAGCGATAACATCATTGCCATTATGAAACAATTTGCTCCCAGCGAATGGGAGACCATTAAAGACGATGTGTTAGCTGAGCGCGTATCAGTTCAAGAAGGAGTAGGGAAGATGTTTTCATTACTACCTACTTCTTTACAAGAAGAGATTGTGTCATACATTTTATCAAGTTCTGAGATTCGATCAGGGTTTGAAGAGTTTGTTCGTTATACAAAAGAGAAGCAGATTCCGCTTTATATTGTCAGTGGAGGAATTGATTTTTTTGTTGAGCCAATGTTAGAAGGGAAAGTAGAACAAGAAAAGCTTTACTGCAACGGCTCAGATTTTTCAGGGCAAACAATTCAAATTACGTGGCCTCATACATGTGATGAACATTGCCAAAATGGCTGTGGCTGCTGCAAGCCGTCAATTATACGAAGCTTGGCAACAGACGAAGATTTTATCATTGTAATTGGAGATTCCATTACAGATTTACAGGCAGCAAAAATGGCTGATTGTGTATTGGCACGTGATTTTCTACTTCATAAATGCAAAGAGTTAAATTTACCGCATCGTCCGTTTGAAACATTTCACGATGTCATTGAGCATATTAACGAATTATCGGAGGTGGAAGTATGA
- a CDS encoding DUF4931 domain-containing protein, whose translation MKPSHLFFNSAIGSQKPETIVNRQNPCPFCDVDSLTGIIEREDSIIWLENKYPVLQDAYQTVIIETDQCQSELSEYPKEHLYKLFSFVTTRWLQMIQSKKYESVLFFKNHGPMSGGSLRHPHMQIIGLKTFDTSSNITNAHFEGISIQQNKDIEFNLSIKPRMGFFEFNIVTSNIQKHNKEVADYVQAATHYLLNHFHRSCTSYNLFFYQLDDGRSACKVIPRFATSPLFVGYGIPQVSNKIEEIAKQVHSLYFSK comes from the coding sequence ATGAAACCATCTCATTTATTTTTTAATTCAGCAATTGGTTCACAAAAACCAGAAACCATTGTAAATCGTCAAAATCCTTGTCCATTCTGTGATGTGGACTCTCTAACCGGCATTATTGAAAGAGAAGATTCAATTATATGGTTAGAAAACAAGTATCCCGTTCTCCAAGATGCTTATCAAACTGTCATTATCGAAACAGATCAATGTCAATCAGAACTATCAGAATATCCAAAAGAGCATTTGTATAAACTGTTTTCATTTGTGACGACTCGCTGGCTACAGATGATCCAGAGCAAAAAATATGAGTCCGTTTTATTCTTTAAAAATCATGGGCCCATGTCAGGTGGTTCTCTTCGCCATCCGCATATGCAAATTATCGGGTTGAAAACATTTGATACAAGCTCAAATATTACAAATGCGCATTTTGAAGGCATTTCAATTCAACAAAACAAAGATATTGAGTTTAACTTATCTATAAAGCCACGCATGGGATTTTTTGAATTTAATATCGTAACATCGAATATTCAAAAACATAATAAAGAAGTAGCCGATTATGTTCAAGCTGCTACTCATTATTTGCTTAATCATTTCCACCGTAGCTGTACGAGCTACAACCTGTTCTTTTATCAGCTGGATGATGGGCGAAGCGCATGTAAAGTTATCCCTCGCTTTGCAACCTCTCCGCTGTTTGTTGGTTATGGAATTCCTCAAGTGTCAAACAAAATTGAAGAGATTGCAAAACAAGTGCATTCCCTTTACTTTTCGAAATAA
- a CDS encoding aspartyl-phosphate phosphatase Spo0E family protein — translation MFGLKKQSKSEALFIQIVRKRQKMVEIGEKTGLSSEETITCSQELDQLLTLYQKQLLREEEDRTSITETIGRFLSFSKS, via the coding sequence GTGTTTGGTTTAAAAAAGCAAAGTAAATCAGAAGCGTTATTTATACAAATTGTGAGGAAAAGACAAAAAATGGTGGAGATTGGTGAAAAAACAGGTTTATCAAGTGAAGAAACCATTACCTGTAGCCAAGAGTTAGATCAACTTTTGACGCTTTACCAAAAACAACTGTTGCGTGAGGAAGAAGATCGGACAAGCATTACAGAAACAATCGGTCGCTTTTTATCTTTTTCAAAATCGTAA
- a CDS encoding cupin domain-containing protein, with translation MANIRLHETDARIENQEEVASFLASNEVIYENWDITKLPENLREKFSLTDEEKEEILASFDAEIKDISSRRGYQAQDVISLSDTTPNLEELLKNFQREHHHTDDEVRFIVSGHGIFVIQGKDGSFFDVELEPGDLISVPENVRHYFTLMEDRKVVAVRIFVTTEGWVPIYE, from the coding sequence ATGGCAAACATTCGTTTACATGAAACAGACGCACGTATTGAAAATCAAGAAGAGGTAGCAAGCTTTTTAGCTAGCAATGAAGTCATTTATGAAAATTGGGATATTACAAAGCTACCTGAAAACTTACGTGAAAAATTTAGTTTAACAGACGAAGAAAAAGAAGAAATCTTAGCTTCGTTTGATGCAGAGATTAAGGATATTTCTTCAAGACGAGGCTATCAAGCACAAGATGTGATTTCGCTGTCGGATACCACGCCTAACTTAGAAGAGCTATTAAAGAACTTCCAGCGTGAACACCATCACACAGACGATGAAGTTCGTTTTATTGTTAGTGGACATGGCATTTTCGTTATCCAAGGAAAAGACGGTTCATTCTTTGATGTTGAATTAGAGCCAGGGGACTTAATTTCTGTTCCGGAGAACGTGCGCCATTACTTTACATTAATGGAAGATCGCAAAGTAGTAGCAGTTCGTATTTTTGTTACAACAGAAGGCTGGGTGCCAATCTACGAATAA